Below is a window of Streptomyces qaidamensis DNA.
GGGCGCGTTCATCGCCAAGGGCACCGCCGAGGGCCATCTGGTCGTCAAGCTGACCTGGTCCCCGGAGGCCCCTGGGGCGAGCTCCGCCTCATGAACAGCGCCGAGTGGCACGCCCGGATCGAGTTACGGGGCCGGGTGGCCGGAGCGGGTTTCCTCGTCACCCCGAGCACGGTACTGACCTGTGCTCATGTCGTGGGCGACGGCGAGGACCTGGCGGTGACCTTCACCGAGCGGCCCGGCACCCCGGCCGTGTCCGCCCGGGTCGTCGCGCACGGCGGCTGGGCCGGTGGTGTCACCGACCCCGGTGACCTGGCCGTGCTGGAGCTCGACCGGGAGGTGCCGGTCGCCCCGGCCGCACTGGCCCCGGCCGACGCGGCACACGGCACGACGGACCGCAAGCTCGTCGTCTACGGCTTCCCGCGCGGCTTCGACGAGGGCACCCTCACCGAATGCCGTGTCACGGCGGCGCAGTTGATCCGACGGGAGTGGCTCCAGCTGGAGGCCTGGCACCAGGGCGGCCAGCCCCTGGCCCCCGGCTTCAGCGGGGCCGCCGTCACCCTGGCCGACACCGGCGAGGTCGTCGGCATGGTCACGGCGGACGCCGGCAGCGGCGAGGTGCGCACCGGCCGGATGATGCCCACCCAGGTCATGGCCCGCTACTGGCCGGGCCTGCAAGGCTTGGTCCCGGCCTCCGGCCACGCCACCGCCGACCGCGCCCGGCTGCGCGCCCTGGTCGAGAGGGCGGCCCGCGCGGGCGTCGACTGCGACCCGGTGCGGCTGTACCGGGCGGCGGCCGACCCGTTCGACCCTCCGCCGCCCGAGGAGGGGTTCGGCTCGCTGTGGTCGGCGGCCCTGTTCGTGCTGTGCGAACTCGACGGCCCGGGCGCCGCACGGACCGTCGCCCGGTTCGCCGACCGGCTCCAGGACCTGCTGCACGCCCCGGCCGTGGAGCCGTCGGCTCCGGACTGGTCGCCGATCCTCGTCGAGCTCGGGCACAGCGGAGCGGGCGACGGCCTGGTCCGGGTCGAGGTGTCCGCGTACAGCGAGGGGCGGCGCCACCCGGTCGACTCCGGCACGGTCGAGCGGCACCGGCTGCGCGCGTACGTGCAGGAGGGGATCGAGGCGGCCTTCCGCCATCTGACGCCCGGCGCGGACGAGCTGGTCGCTTTCGCGCTGCCCCGGGACTGGCTGGACTGGCCGGTCGACCGCTGGGAGAGCGCCCCGGACGACGACACGCCGCTCGGCTGCGTCTCCCCGCTGGTCGTCACCGACCACGCCCGCCGCAAGGCCAGCACCCGGCACGTGCTGACCCGGACGTGGAAGCGCCTCGACTCCTGGCCGGGCGCGCGGATGCACCGGGTGGAGTGCGGCGTGCCGGAGGAGCCCGGGCGGCTGCGGTTGCGGCTGCGGCAGCGCGACGCCTGCCTCGCCGGGTTCGGCACCGCCCCGGCCGCCGCCCGCACCCGGCCCCACTTCGACACCTCGCTCGCCGCGCCCGCCCCGGTGATCGTGTGGTCGCGGGGCGGCTGCGGCTCCGGGCAGGAGGAGTGCGCCGGGGCGGACGGCTGCACCGGCAAGGCGTTCCTCGACGCGCTCGACACCCACGTCATGGCCGTACCGCCCGCCGAACTCCCGCGCCAGGTCCTCGCCCTGCGCGAGGAGGCGCTCGCGGAGGTGGACCACTGGGCCCGCGGCATCCAGCTGCTCTGGGACGACCCGCGGGTCTTCGCCGACCCGCACGCCGTCGCCGCCGCGCACGCGAGGTCGCCGGTGGCCTGACCCACCCCCGCACCCGAGGCGTCTGCCCCGCCGCCTGCCACTCCCCCGAGAAGCACCCGCACGAAGACGGAGAGCGAGACCACTCCCCATGCCGCACTGGTCCGTCTACACCGGCCGCGACGAGCCGCACGACGGCATCGACGACCTGCCCGCCCCGCCGCCCTGGCGTGCCTTCGACGGCGGGCCCGCCCTGCCGCCGCCGCACGACGGCGACGACGCGACGGCTGTCTCCCCCGACCGTGTGCACCGGGCGAAGTCGTACGTCGCCACCGAGGAGAGCGTCCGGCTCGTCAACGCCGCGCTCTGCCTGCGCCGCCCCCTGCTCGTCACCGGCCCGCCCGGCACCGGCAAGTCGTCCCTCGCCTACGCGGTGGCGCGCGAGCTGCGGCTCGGCCCGGTGCTGCGCTGGAACATCACCAGCCGCAGCTCGCTGGCCGACGGCCTCTACCAGTACGACCCGCTGTCCCGGCTGTACGCGGCCCGGGAGGCACGGGAGGAACGGGGCGGTGTCGAGGACCACCTGCGCCTCGGCCCGCTCGGCACGGCCCTGCTCCCCTACGACCGGCCCCGCACCCTGCTCGTCGACGAGATCGACAAGAGCGACCTCGACCTGCCGAACGACCTGCTGAACGTCCTGGAGGAGGGCCAGTACGAGATCCCCGAACTGGTGCGTGCCGCCCGGCACTCCGGCGACGGCGCGGCGGAGGTGCTCGCCGACGGCACGGACACGCCGGTGACCGTCCGCCGCGGCCGGGTCCGCTGCCGGGCGTTTCCGTTCGTCGTGCTGACCAGCAACGGGGAGCGCGAGTTCCCGCCCGCCTTCCTGCGCCGCTGCGTCCGGCTGAAACTGCGCCGCCCCGGCCGGGACCAGCTCACCCATATCGTGCGGGCCCATCTGGACACGCCGAGCGGGGACGCGGACCGTCTGATCACCCGCTTCCTTGAGCGGGCCTCCGGCGGCGAACTGGCCACCGACCAGCTGCTGAACGCCCTCTACCTCACGGGAGTGGCGGGCCTGGACGCCGAGTCCCGCGACGACCTCGCCGAGCAGCTGATGCCGTACCTCAGCGCGGCGGCCGACGGCGATGGCTTCTGACGGCGGACCCGGGCCGTCCCCGGTCGCCCGGCTGCAGGCGGCCCTGTCGGCGGCGGGCGCCGCGCCGACCCCGCGGGAGATCGCTGAACTGCTGTGGCTGGCCGGACAGTTGGAAGCGCCGTCCGGCGAGCCCCGGACAGGCCGGCCGAACGCTCCCGAGGCTCCCGTCACGCAGGGAGCGGCTCCCGGCCCGGACGAGCCGGCACCCGCCGCCCCCGCATCACCGCAGACCGCCGAGCCCCCCGCCCCGGCCGGCCCGGGCCGCGTCCCGCTCCGCCTCCCCGCCCCGCGCTCCCCGGACCGCGCCGGCCACCACTCCGGCGGCGGATCGGCGCTCCTCGCGCCCGCGCCCCCGATGCTGCCCCACCCCCTCGCGCTCCAGCGCGCCCTGCGCCCGCTCCAGCGCAAGGTGCCCTCCCCGCATCTGCGCCTGCTCGACGAACGGGCGACGGCCGACCGGATCGCGCGGCTCGGCGCCCACCCGGACGTGTGGTTCCCCGTGCTGCGGCCGGCGCCCGACCGCTGGCTGCGCCTGAACCTCGTGCACGACACCGGCCCCACCATGCCGGTCTGGCGCCCCCTGGTGAGCGAACTGCACACGGCGCTCGCCCAGTCGGGCATCTTCCGCACGGTCACCCTGCACCCCGCGACGCCCGACGGCCGGGCCCGCCAGGTCCCCGTCCTCGACGACGGCCGCACGGCCACCCTCCTCGTCAGTGACTGCATGGGCCCGCAGTGGCGCCCGGGCGAGGCGGGCGAGCGCTGGTACCGCACGCTGCGGCAGTGGGCCCGTCGCATGCCGCTCGCCGTGGTCCAGCCCCTCCCCGAACACCTGTGGCCCACAACGGCGTTGCCCGCCGAGCCGGGTCTGCTGACGTCCCCGTCCACCGCGGCCCCCTCGGCGGCCCTCGCGTTCACCCCGTACGACGGGTCACCGCAGCCGGGCCGGGCCCTGCCGCTGCCGGTCCTGGAACCGGGCGCCCCCTGGCTCGCCCACTGGGCGGCCCTGCTCGCCGACCCGGGCGGCGCCCGGACACCGGGCGCGGTGGCCTGGCTGCCGCCGGCACCCGCACCGCCCGCCGAGCCCGCCCCCGACATCACCACCGCCTCCCCCGAAGACCTGGTCCTGCGCTTTCGCGCGACCGCGTCCCCGGAGGCCTTCCGCCTCGCCGGGCATCTCGCGCTGGCGGTCCCCTCGGTGCCGGTGATGCGCCTCGTCCAGCGCACTCTGGAGCGCGACCCGCGCCCCCAGCACCTGGCCGAGGTCATCCTCAGCGGCATGCTCACCTCCGCGCCCGGCCCGCCCGGCTCCTACGCGTTCCGGCCCGGCGTACGGGAGTTGCTGCTGCGCTCCCTGCCCCGCACGGCCCGCGGCCGGACCCGGGAGTTCCTCGAACGGGTCGGGGGGCTGATCGACGAGCGGGCGGGGCTCGCGGCCGGGGAGTTCCGGGCCGAGACGGACGGCGGGAAGGGTGATGCGGGTCCGGCGTTCGCGACGGTCAGCGAGGAGACCGTGCGGCGCCTCGGCGGGGAGACGCCGTTCGCGGGACGGTACCGGCTGACCGGGCGGCGCGGCGGGGAAGGGCGCGTGTCCCGGGCCGTGGACGTCCGCACCGACCGGCAGGTGATCGTGCGCCGGTACCGTGAGCAGCCCGCCCCGCAGGAACGGTTCCTGAGCGAGGCGCGCGCCCTGGCCGGGGTCGACGATCCGCATGTGGTGAAGGTGCTCGACTTCGGAGTGGAAGGCGACGTGCCCTACCTGGTGACGGAGTTCGTGGACGGCCTGACCGTCTCCGAAGTGCTCTCGGGCATCACCTTCCCGGCCTTCGCCCGCCTGGTGTGCCAGGGCATGGCAGGGCTGGAGGCCCTGCACGCGCACGGTCTGGTACGCGGGGAACGCGGGCCGGCCGGCCTGCTGCTGCGCCCCGACGGCACGGTGCTGCTCAGCCGCATCGCCCTGGGTGAGGAGTCCCGGAACAAAGCCCCCGAGGCGGACGTCGCGGAGTTCCGGTGGCTGCTCAAGCAGCTGGCCGCCGGCACCCAGGTGCCCGCCGAGCACCGGGAACTGCTCGAACTGATCGACCGGCACGAGCTGCCGGAAGCCGCCGCGTACGCCGCCCGCCTGCCCGCCCAGTGGCCACCGCCGCGCTCCTTCACCCTGCTCGGTCCCCTGCGCATCAGCGCCGGCACGCAGCCCGTGGAACCGCCCTCCCCCGAGGCCCGGGCGCTGCTGTGCATGCTGCTCCTCCGGCACGGCCGGCGCGTGCCCCACTCCGAACTGGCCGGCGGGCTGTGGGAGGAACCCCTGCCGGAGAGCGAGGCCGCCCACCGCCTCGACGCCCTGGCCGCGGAGGTCCGGCGGGTGCTGCCGGACGGCGGCCTCGTCGCCTTCTCCGACTCGTACGCCCTGCACGTGCCCGACGTGTACGTCGACGTGCTGCACTGCGAGCGGCTCCTCGCGGGCGACACCGGCGACCCCCGTCGCGCCCTCGGCCTCTGGTACGGCGACCCCCTCGACGGCGTCCCGGGACCGGCCGCCGCGGCCACCCGGGAGCGGCTGCGCACCCTCAAGGCGGTGCTGCGGTCGCGGCCGGAGGCCGCCGCCCCCACGATCCTCTTCGAGGCCGACGACCTCACCGGCCACCCCGAGGCCCGCATCACCCTCGAATACGCGGTGCACGAGATGCTCTCCCGCGGCGCGCTCGCCCCCCACCAGTTCGACGTGCGCGTCCGCGGCGGCGGCTACGACGTCCACACCGAGCCCGGTACGTACCTCCTCCCGGTCCTGGCCGCCGTCCTGCGCGGCCTGCCCGAGGTCCTCACCGGGCTCGCCGACCCGCCGCCCTTGACCGTCACGTTCTGGGACCGGCCCGCCCCGCCGCCCGAGCCGCCGCGCGTGCCCGCCGACATCCAGGTGATCGTCTCCCCGGACCTCTACGAGCAGTTCGCGGCCAGCTCGGCCGCCCAGGGCCCCCAGCGCTTCCAGCCACTCTTCCAGGACGGCGCCACGGACACGCCGCCCGTCGCCTGGTACTGCCCGCTGGCCCCGGCCACGACCCCGGAGCCCGGGGCCCGTGACCTGGTGCAGGGCCCCTTCATCACCCGCGACCTGCGCCGGCTCGGCATACCGGTCCCGGGCCGCACGGCCGTCGTCCACACCCGGCCCGACGGTCCGCTGACCCTCCTCAACCCGGCCCGGCCGCACGGCGACCGGCCGCCGGGGCTCGTGACGTACTACGAGGTGGACCTCACCACGCACCAGTCCCGTCACCGGGTCTCCCTGCCCAGTTCGGGCAAGGGCGCCTTCGCCGCCGCGGTCGAGCTGGCCTGGCACGTGGAGGACCCCGTCGCGTTCGTGCGGGCCGAGACCGGCCGGGTGTCCGACGTACTGCTCGGCCACCTGCTGGAGGCGGCGGCCCGCGTCACCCGGAGGCACCCGCTGCGCCGGGCGGGTGCCGCCGAGCGCGCGGTGAACGCCGGGCTGGGCCACTGGCCGGTGCCCGGTCTGTCGGTGACCGCGTCGGTGCAGCTCGGCCCGGAGGGCACGGCCCTGCCCGTACCGCAGGGGGCCGCACCCGCGCAGCGCCCGCTGCCGCAGCTCCTCGGTGCGGCCGAGACGGTCCTGGTCGGGTTCGACGGCCCGATGGCCCGCCTGTTCTCGGCGGGCACCGCCCGCGAGGCCGTGCTCGGTCTGCTCGCCCTCGTCGACGAGCACCGCGCGCCGCGGCACGCCCTGCCCGGCGCGGTGCGGGAGACGTTCGCCCATCCGCTGGACGTGCTCCGGGCCTTCGCGCGGGACCCGCTCGGGCCGCTGCTGCGGGAGCGTCTGGACGAGATCGAACTACGGGCGGTGCCGCACGCCCCGGCGACGCACAACTCCGCGCCCCTGGTCCGCACCCTGCACGCCTCCGGCCGCCGCGTCTGCGTGATCACGGACGTCTGCGCCGAGGCCGTCCCCCGCTACCTGCGGCCCTACGGCTCCCTGCCCCTGGCCGGCGTCCACGGGCGCGCCGAGGACCTGGCTCTGCTCACCCCGGACCCGGACTGCATGCTGCGCGCCCTCGACGCCTGCGACGGGTCCGCGTCGACGGGCCTGGTGATCGGTTCCACGGTCGCCGAGCTGGCCGCCGCCCAGCGGGCCGGGCTGCGCTTCGTCGGCCTCGCCCGCAACGCCACCACCGAGCGCCGGCTGCGCGAGGCCGGCTGCGAAACCACGGTGACCTCCCTCGCACCGCTGCTGGAGGCCGCTCACTCCCTGTGACCTGAAGTGGATCCGCCGATTCCCTGCGACCTGAGCCAAACGGCAGGCCCGAGCGCCGAACCCCCCGTTCGGCGGCGCCCCGCCCGGCCCCCCAGGAAAGGCGGCCCGGCCCCGTCCCGCGCACGATGCGAAGGAGGCCCGCCGCCCGGCGGACCCACGTATGCGAGGCCCGCCACCTGGCGGCCCCCCACGGTCTGTGCTCTCGGGAGGACCTGCCATGACCGCCAGTCTGGAGCAGTTGCGCCGCTGCCACTTCGCCGTCGACCTGGGAGCGGCCCGCACACGCGTCTACGTCAAGGGCGCCGGGCTCGTCGTCGACCAGCCGTCCGCCGCCGCCGTGAACACCCGCACCGGCGCGCTGATTGCGGTCGGTGAGCTGGCAGAGAAGATGACGGGCCGCACCCCGCACTACATCCGGGTGGTCCGGCCGGTCTCCGGCGGCACCGTCGTCGACATCGAGATGGCGCAGCGCATGCTGCGGCATCTGCTCGGTGACAAGATGCGCCGCGCGCTGCGCCGCAAGCCGATCCTGCGCGCCGCGGCCTGTACCCCGCACGACGCCGACCCGCTGGCCCAGCGCGCCGCGATCGAGACGCTGGTCGGTCTCGGGGCCCGCAAGGTGGAGCTGGTCGACACGCTGATCGCCGCCGCCGTCGGCTGCGGGCTGCCCGTGGAGCAGCCCGAGGCCACGATGATCATGGTGTGCGGGGCGGCAGCCACGCAGGTGGCCGTGCTGTCCCTCGGCTCGATCGTCACGGCCGAGCGCATCCCGGTGGGCGGCGAGGCCGTCGACCAGGCGATCGTCCAGCACCTGCGTCACGAGCACGAGCTGATGCTTCCGAGCCAGTCGGTGCGGCCCTTGCAGCTGGCCCTGTCGGGCAACGGCCTCACCCCGCAGGGCCCGGCCTCCACGGAGATTCACGGCCGGGACGTCGCCACGGGCCTGGCCCGGTCCGTCCAGGTCGACACCGCGGCCGTCCGGGACGCCATCCAGACGCCGCTCACCGCGATCCTCGACGGCATCGGCAAGGTGCTGCGGGCCTGCCCGCCCGACCTGGTCGCCGACCTGGCCGACCGGGGGATCATGATGGTCGGCGGCAGCGCCCTGCTGCCGGGCCTGGACCAGATGCTGCGGCAGGCGACCGGCATGCCGGTGCACATCGCAGAGCGCCCGGACGTGTGCGCCGTGCAGGGTCTCGGCGCGATGCTGGAGGGCAGGATCGCGCCGCTGGCGCTGGACCCGCTGGGCAGCTGAGGTTCGGCGCCGGTCAGCGGGCGAACCAGCAGCGCACGGTCGTCCCGCTGTCGCTCCGGTGCAGCCGCACCAGATCGGCGATCAGGTTGACCAGCAGGATCCCGCGCCCGCCGCGCTGGTCGCGGGGCACGGGCCGGCGTCCGGCCAGGACGTCCGCGAGGCGCCCCTGGTCGCGGACCTCGCACACCACGTACCCGTCCTCGGCCCACACCCGCAGCAGGCCCGAACCGCCGCCGTGCACCACGCTGTTGGTGGTGAGCTCGGCCGTGGCCAGGGCCAGGTCGTCCAGCTTCACACCGACGAGGCCGAGCCGCGCGCCCTCCCCGACGGCCACGTGCCGGGCGTGGGGCAGGGAGTCGGAGTCGAAGGCGAACGACAGCGCCTCCGGCACGGGCTGCAGCGGCTCGTTGTAGCGGGTGACGACACCCTCGGGGGCGTACGCGTCGCTGCGCTGTTCCGCCCGGGAACCGGGGTGGATGACGGTGGGGTGGGTGGCGTAGGCGTCGGCGACGACGTGCTCGGGCAGCTGCTCGACGTCGTACGGGCACAGGATCGTCGCCGTACGGCCCCGGAAGGCGGCGTTGATGAGCGCCTCGTGCTGGGCGCAGGCCGGGTACTCGGCATCGGAGCGGCCGGCCCAGATCGGCTCGCCGATGATGCGCACCCGGCGGCCGGCCGGCTGGGCGTCGGCGAAGGCGCGCAGCACGCCGGGGATGATCCGCCCGGGGTTGCGTCCGGCCTCGCGCATGTCCAGGAGCCGCACGGCGGCGGCGTCACCCCCCAGCGCGTCCCGGATCAGGGCGAGGTTCTTGCCGGGTACGGCGACTGCCACGGGTTCTCCGGCCTCCAGCCCTTCGCGTACGAAGGGCAGGGTGCCGTCGAGGTAGTCCTGCTCGTCCCGGTAGAAGAGCGCGGGGTGGACGAAGGGGTCGAGGGGCCCGAAGGGCTCGGTGACCGTGCTGGTCATGATGTGGACACCTCGATTCCTTCCTGGCCGGGCCACAGCAGGTCCAGCGTGCGCCGCAGGGCGGGCGGGGGCCGGCGCACCACGAACCGCCGGCCGTCGCGGAGCTGTCCGGCGGCGGCCGCGAGCGCACCGGCGCCCGCGACGTCGACGAACGTCACGCCGGACAGTTCGAGGTAGTACACGTCGTCATCCTCGCGGACAGCCTGTTCCAGTACGCTTTCCCAGATCGCACGTGTCGTCAGGCCGACCTCACCGGCCGCCCGGACGCCCCGCCGTCCGGCCAGCGGAAAGACCGCCAGACCGGGCACCGGATCGCAAGGGCCGGTCGCCGACAGCTGCTGCCGAGTGTTCAAGCCCCTCTCCCCACACTTCTGGACCACAGCGCTCTTACCCGTAAGGCAAAGGCTCATTCCCCCGCCACGTGTGTAGTACGCCGTACGGCGGGCAGGCGCACCTCACACCGACGTCCACGGGGGCGAGTGACGTCGTGCAGTCCGGCGAGACGAACACGACAGACGAGGACCGACAAGGCGGTGACATGACCTCAGCGGCATCACCACATCTCACAGGAGGGCTGGACACCCTGGTCATCCCGGGCCGCGTCGACGCGGACCGCGCCGAGCTCACCCCCCGTGGTGAGCTCGTGCACGGCTGCGCGGACATTCTGATGAGAACCCTGGCCGGCCTGCCGGCCACGGTCACCCGGGTCGACCTGGACATGGCGGGCGTGCACTTCATGGACACGGCCGGCCTGCAGTTCCTGGACGTGCTGGCCGACCACGGCCGGCAGCGGTCGCTGACGGTGACGACGACGAACTGGAACGGCCAGCCGCGCCGGATCCTGGAGCTGGCGGGCCTGGACACGACCGATCCGCTGGCCGGTCCGGACACCTCCGGCGCGGTCTCCGCGGTGGCACCCGCCGCCCCGGCCCCCTCGGCGGTCGCCCTGGAACGCGCGGAGCGCCTGCACCTCCTGGAGGAGGAGGTCGAGCAGCTCCGCCAGGCCATCGCCTCCCGTCCCGTCATCGACCAGGCCCGGGGCATCCTCATGGCCACCCACGGCTGCACCTCGGACGAGGCGTGGCACATCCTGCGGGAGACGTCCCAGCTGTCGAACACGAAGCTGCGGGACGTCGCGGCGGCGGTGACCGCGAGCGCGGAAGCGGACGGCCCGCCCCCGTCGCCCGAGCTGTCCACGGCACTGAAGCGGGCCGTCGCGAGGCGCCGCCGGGGCTGACGGGCAGGGGCCCGGGGTACCCGCGTGCCGGGGGCCGGTGCTCCCGCCCCCGGCGGGGTACCCGGCAGCCGACAGCCGCGCGAGGAGGTGCACGATGAGCGACCACACCCCGTCCCAGGCCGAAGGCGACCGCGACGACGAGCAGGACACGACCCCGCGTCCCACCCCGTCCCAGGCCGAGGGCGACCGCGACGACACGAGCGCCCAGGAAGAAGGCGACGGCGACGGCGACGGCGACCGGACGGATGCCGCATAGAGAGGCCACAGAGAGAGGCCACATGGAGACGATGTGACGGGGAACCCGTAACTCTCCCACTACACAAGGGAGTTACTTGTGATCATCGCCGTCGTCATCGCCGGATGTGTCCTCCTGGCCGTGCTGGCCTTCCTCGTCCCCCGCCTCTCGCGCCACCCCGAGCGCGGCACCCAGCGCTCGCTCGGCGCCGGCGCCCGGGCCGGCGGCAAAGCACCCGGAGTGCTGGGCAGGCTCTTCAGCAAGCCCTTCCACTCCAGTTCCCGCGCGGTGAGCCGCAGCGGCTCGGCCGGCCGCCGCACCCGCGGCCGCATGCCCTTCTGACCCACACGCGGCCGTGCCGCCCGGCATGCTGGTCCGGTACGCAGGGCAGGCAGAAGGAGAGCTTCTCGATGGGCACCGCAGTGCATGTCCCGCAGACGCGGGACATGATCGGGGAGGAACTCTCCGGGGATGAGGCGTTCACGGCGCTGCGGCGCTACGGAGGCCGCCGGCTGTTCCTCGACGCGTTCACCCGCTTCCGCTACGCCGACGGGTTCAGCAGCTCCCGCTCCCTCGCCTTCCAGGTCGTCCTGGGCATGGTGCCGTTCACCATCGCGCTGGTCGGCGTGGCCACCACCGTGCACACGGAGAGCGTGGGGCGGATCATCGAACTCACCCTCGGCCGGATCGTGCCCGGCGCCAGCGCGGACCTGGTCGAGGAGGCCCTGGACGGCACCGCACGCAGCGCTGGTTCGGGCGTCTGGGGCGCCGTCGCCATGTGGCTGGGCCTGGCCTTCGCCGTACTCAACCTGGCCTCGGCGATGGCCCAGGTCGAGCGGGGCGCCAACCGCATCTACGGCATCGAGCGCGACCGGCCCTTCCTGGCCAAGTACGGCCGATCCCTGCTCCTCGCCATGGCCGCGGGCAT
It encodes the following:
- a CDS encoding trypsin-like peptidase domain-containing protein; translation: MNSAEWHARIELRGRVAGAGFLVTPSTVLTCAHVVGDGEDLAVTFTERPGTPAVSARVVAHGGWAGGVTDPGDLAVLELDREVPVAPAALAPADAAHGTTDRKLVVYGFPRGFDEGTLTECRVTAAQLIRREWLQLEAWHQGGQPLAPGFSGAAVTLADTGEVVGMVTADAGSGEVRTGRMMPTQVMARYWPGLQGLVPASGHATADRARLRALVERAARAGVDCDPVRLYRAAADPFDPPPPEEGFGSLWSAALFVLCELDGPGAARTVARFADRLQDLLHAPAVEPSAPDWSPILVELGHSGAGDGLVRVEVSAYSEGRRHPVDSGTVERHRLRAYVQEGIEAAFRHLTPGADELVAFALPRDWLDWPVDRWESAPDDDTPLGCVSPLVVTDHARRKASTRHVLTRTWKRLDSWPGARMHRVECGVPEEPGRLRLRLRQRDACLAGFGTAPAAARTRPHFDTSLAAPAPVIVWSRGGCGSGQEECAGADGCTGKAFLDALDTHVMAVPPAELPRQVLALREEALAEVDHWARGIQLLWDDPRVFADPHAVAAAHARSPVA
- a CDS encoding AAA family ATPase, giving the protein MPHWSVYTGRDEPHDGIDDLPAPPPWRAFDGGPALPPPHDGDDATAVSPDRVHRAKSYVATEESVRLVNAALCLRRPLLVTGPPGTGKSSLAYAVARELRLGPVLRWNITSRSSLADGLYQYDPLSRLYAAREAREERGGVEDHLRLGPLGTALLPYDRPRTLLVDEIDKSDLDLPNDLLNVLEEGQYEIPELVRAARHSGDGAAEVLADGTDTPVTVRRGRVRCRAFPFVVLTSNGEREFPPAFLRRCVRLKLRRPGRDQLTHIVRAHLDTPSGDADRLITRFLERASGGELATDQLLNALYLTGVAGLDAESRDDLAEQLMPYLSAAADGDGF
- a CDS encoding ANTAR domain-containing protein, producing the protein MTSAASPHLTGGLDTLVIPGRVDADRAELTPRGELVHGCADILMRTLAGLPATVTRVDLDMAGVHFMDTAGLQFLDVLADHGRQRSLTVTTTNWNGQPRRILELAGLDTTDPLAGPDTSGAVSAVAPAAPAPSAVALERAERLHLLEEEVEQLRQAIASRPVIDQARGILMATHGCTSDEAWHILRETSQLSNTKLRDVAAAVTASAEADGPPPSPELSTALKRAVARRRRG
- a CDS encoding rod shape-determining protein, producing MTASLEQLRRCHFAVDLGAARTRVYVKGAGLVVDQPSAAAVNTRTGALIAVGELAEKMTGRTPHYIRVVRPVSGGTVVDIEMAQRMLRHLLGDKMRRALRRKPILRAAACTPHDADPLAQRAAIETLVGLGARKVELVDTLIAAAVGCGLPVEQPEATMIMVCGAAATQVAVLSLGSIVTAERIPVGGEAVDQAIVQHLRHEHELMLPSQSVRPLQLALSGNGLTPQGPASTEIHGRDVATGLARSVQVDTAAVRDAIQTPLTAILDGIGKVLRACPPDLVADLADRGIMMVGGSALLPGLDQMLRQATGMPVHIAERPDVCAVQGLGAMLEGRIAPLALDPLGS
- a CDS encoding STAS domain-containing protein, producing the protein MNTRQQLSATGPCDPVPGLAVFPLAGRRGVRAAGEVGLTTRAIWESVLEQAVREDDDVYYLELSGVTFVDVAGAGALAAAAGQLRDGRRFVVRRPPPALRRTLDLLWPGQEGIEVSTS
- a CDS encoding DUF6411 family protein; translation: MIIAVVIAGCVLLAVLAFLVPRLSRHPERGTQRSLGAGARAGGKAPGVLGRLFSKPFHSSSRAVSRSGSAGRRTRGRMPF
- a CDS encoding SAV_2336 N-terminal domain-related protein, with product MASDGGPGPSPVARLQAALSAAGAAPTPREIAELLWLAGQLEAPSGEPRTGRPNAPEAPVTQGAAPGPDEPAPAAPASPQTAEPPAPAGPGRVPLRLPAPRSPDRAGHHSGGGSALLAPAPPMLPHPLALQRALRPLQRKVPSPHLRLLDERATADRIARLGAHPDVWFPVLRPAPDRWLRLNLVHDTGPTMPVWRPLVSELHTALAQSGIFRTVTLHPATPDGRARQVPVLDDGRTATLLVSDCMGPQWRPGEAGERWYRTLRQWARRMPLAVVQPLPEHLWPTTALPAEPGLLTSPSTAAPSAALAFTPYDGSPQPGRALPLPVLEPGAPWLAHWAALLADPGGARTPGAVAWLPPAPAPPAEPAPDITTASPEDLVLRFRATASPEAFRLAGHLALAVPSVPVMRLVQRTLERDPRPQHLAEVILSGMLTSAPGPPGSYAFRPGVRELLLRSLPRTARGRTREFLERVGGLIDERAGLAAGEFRAETDGGKGDAGPAFATVSEETVRRLGGETPFAGRYRLTGRRGGEGRVSRAVDVRTDRQVIVRRYREQPAPQERFLSEARALAGVDDPHVVKVLDFGVEGDVPYLVTEFVDGLTVSEVLSGITFPAFARLVCQGMAGLEALHAHGLVRGERGPAGLLLRPDGTVLLSRIALGEESRNKAPEADVAEFRWLLKQLAAGTQVPAEHRELLELIDRHELPEAAAYAARLPAQWPPPRSFTLLGPLRISAGTQPVEPPSPEARALLCMLLLRHGRRVPHSELAGGLWEEPLPESEAAHRLDALAAEVRRVLPDGGLVAFSDSYALHVPDVYVDVLHCERLLAGDTGDPRRALGLWYGDPLDGVPGPAAAATRERLRTLKAVLRSRPEAAAPTILFEADDLTGHPEARITLEYAVHEMLSRGALAPHQFDVRVRGGGYDVHTEPGTYLLPVLAAVLRGLPEVLTGLADPPPLTVTFWDRPAPPPEPPRVPADIQVIVSPDLYEQFAASSAAQGPQRFQPLFQDGATDTPPVAWYCPLAPATTPEPGARDLVQGPFITRDLRRLGIPVPGRTAVVHTRPDGPLTLLNPARPHGDRPPGLVTYYEVDLTTHQSRHRVSLPSSGKGAFAAAVELAWHVEDPVAFVRAETGRVSDVLLGHLLEAAARVTRRHPLRRAGAAERAVNAGLGHWPVPGLSVTASVQLGPEGTALPVPQGAAPAQRPLPQLLGAAETVLVGFDGPMARLFSAGTAREAVLGLLALVDEHRAPRHALPGAVRETFAHPLDVLRAFARDPLGPLLRERLDEIELRAVPHAPATHNSAPLVRTLHASGRRVCVITDVCAEAVPRYLRPYGSLPLAGVHGRAEDLALLTPDPDCMLRALDACDGSASTGLVIGSTVAELAAAQRAGLRFVGLARNATTERRLREAGCETTVTSLAPLLEAAHSL
- a CDS encoding anti-sigma factor RsbA family regulatory protein, with translation MTSTVTEPFGPLDPFVHPALFYRDEQDYLDGTLPFVREGLEAGEPVAVAVPGKNLALIRDALGGDAAAVRLLDMREAGRNPGRIIPGVLRAFADAQPAGRRVRIIGEPIWAGRSDAEYPACAQHEALINAAFRGRTATILCPYDVEQLPEHVVADAYATHPTVIHPGSRAEQRSDAYAPEGVVTRYNEPLQPVPEALSFAFDSDSLPHARHVAVGEGARLGLVGVKLDDLALATAELTTNSVVHGGGSGLLRVWAEDGYVVCEVRDQGRLADVLAGRRPVPRDQRGGRGILLVNLIADLVRLHRSDSGTTVRCWFAR